The genomic window TTCGAAACCGAGCTGTTGCAGCTGTGGCATCCTTCCATGGGCCAGCCCAGGCATGAGGTTGGCTGATTGCTAATCAGAGTCTTCGTACAAACCCTCGTCATCAGAAAGCTCATCAAAAGACCGGATATCCAGCTGGTAGCGCAACATACCACCAATGCCACCAAATCCTCTACAGAACTGTGATCCCTCTTGAGATTTGTTAGTGACAAACTCAAGCGCACAACCAAACTTCTTGTACTCATTAGCAAACCATTCCAAGAGAGACATCTTTTCCTGAACTTCCAACTCAGCATTAGTTGATGGGTCACGGAAATTGCTCTGATCAGCTTCCTGCTCCTTGTTCAGATGTTTTATAACAGATTCCCCAGAGGTACTGTTCTTGAGCACATATCTGTTGATATCCAGATTCTCCCACACTATCAGGGTCTCAACAGCACCCATTTCAAGAGCCTTCAGGGTGTCATCAACACCAAAGACATATTTCCCGGTATCTTGACTGATCTCCTCAAAATACTTGCCAATCAACTTCTTCTCTTGTATGAACTTCACATTTGCTAGGATCTCAGTGGACAATTCAATAGCTTGATTGAAACCATTCTCACCACCATATGAAACATCAACCACATTAAGTATCTTGGCTTGAAGTCGCTGATCAAACATGTCAGACTGGCTCAGCTCAGTCTTAAAATCAGCAGAACCAGCAAGAATCAGCCCTGCAACATTAGGCTGACTCGTAGCTGGATTAATGAAGAACTGAGTAGCAAGCTCAGCTGTTTTGCGGACATAATTATGGCGTTTCTCCATCCGAAGCCGAGCAAAACGCAGAGCAGACTGTCCTCCTCTACCATGCTTCTTTGGGAGATCAACAGTGAATTTGTGAAGCACTTCACGAGTATTGCCACTTAGTGTGCCAAAAAGAGTACCATTACCATCCATGACAATGAATCCAAACTTGTCATCAGATTCCAAGAGCTCATTCAAAGCCTCAGTGTGGAACTTGTTGTCACAAAGGTACAGTGACACATTAATAGGCTTGAAAGGCTCAAAATCAATAGtaactttcttttcctttccatCTTCAGTAAGGATGGTTCCAGTGTAGAGAACCAATCCATTTGGAGGGACTTTGTTATAGAGCTTCAGCCTCTGCTGAGCTGAGGTGATGGCAGCCAACACTGATTGACGATTAACTCTACTCTTGATGTTTGAAGCAGTACCATATTCATCACCTAACATCTTGGCCACTCGAGCAATCTGGTCACGCGGCGGCATAATAAGAGAGATCATGCTCGTGCCATTGCCTCTAGCTGACTCCAGTGCCTTGATTAGCTTCTTAATCTTCCAAATCTCAATGTTCCTATCGGTCTCATGGCTGTCAGACATCTTGACAGAGCCTGGATTATTAGCTGACCTACAGACTGCCAAGCATGCAAACCGAACATAAGATGCGTCAAGTATAAAACCAGGTGCCCAGTTCCCCGACAGAAAATATTATGAACAGACAGAATTGAAAAAGAGAAGGCATCAACATTTCTCATAGGTCTAAGCTGCagtattaaattaaaaaataacaacaTGTTTGGCAACAATTAGGAAGGGGAAGGGAGTTTTCTTCCAGTCCAATCAATTGTTTGGCAAGAAAGATGGGAAGTTGCAAGAAATTTACTTGTAGCATCTAGCATGTGAAACGTGCTAATATATGTAATGATGAATAGCTGAGATGTACGGATCATTCACTAAACAACAATTCCCAATCCCCTCCCACCTAAATTCCAATGCACATTATTCAAACAATGGATTCTAAACCAAACCAGCAAAATATCCTAAACCTTGCGCAACTTTTCAGTAATCAAATACCAGACAATCACAATGTTCTATGACACTGCTTCTGGAATGGCACTAGTGAACTATAAAAGGCTACAAAATACAAAGGTTAAAAAATGTGTGGTTATAATGCAGATATCTAAAATGATTTTGCAGCCAATGTCAAACAATAAAGCATGTGTAGAAGATTTATCAATAAGCCAAGCAGTGTACAGCAAGCCATCCCATATGGaagttaattttttgtttgggaaaaacaaaataaattggAGCAGCTATCTAACCCTGCAACATGACTGAGCAACCTACTTAACTATGTTAACATCGTATACATGAGACATGGACTCCACTAAATCTATACTACCAAGGTAGCTGTACCCTCACGAAAAAAAGGAAAGGTAACTAGCTAGCAAATTTGCCTTCACAAATGACAATAGTCAACAGAGTTAAAAGGCACCAACATGGACCAGACGACAGAATTAGTAAGTAAATATTGTTGTAACAATTAGATGTGAAGTTGTAAGTCAAACAAAATGGCACTTCCATTGTCTCACAAACTACCTAATCACTATAGGCTGTAATATAGCATAGGCCAATTCCTTATAAAAGAATTTTAAATGATAGGATAGGATCTAACATTCACGAAGTAGATAGCCAACCAAAACAACCCCTCTAGCTCATGTCCTACACCCACAGCTTCGGATCTTTATCCCAAGGTAGTACAGTACACTGAATGCATGGCTATTAAGTTTTATAATGGTTAAGGATTACAAATAATTCAGAAGCAACTAACAGAATAAGTATCGGTATTTCCCACTACACAAAATAAGAACAGAAATTAGAAAATGAATCATCACGTCAATGAAGCACAGAAGGATATCGATGCAAGCAAGGAGGACAACAGCACGTGATTTCAAAGTAACCTTCAAGCTGCACAAACAGCTCTTTAGTCATTACTTGATCATGTAAATCTATGGGCACTCTAACGGAAACACACAGTCAAATCACCTGAACTGAGCATCAGGGAATATAAAACAACATCACTACACATACTCGACTAAAAGAAAAACATCTACTCCCTGAATTTTCGAACTAACATGTATTTAGGGTTGTAGCCAAACCCTACTCTTCTCATCAAAATATCCAACAAATCAAATCAAGCTCTCAAATGGCATTCCCATGCACAGCATGGATCGACAAATCGGCACCACGCCCGCCACCTAGTGCACTCCCTAATCAGATCCACAGATCACGACGGCAACAGCACCACCACATGAACCAGAAATTCCGCACAAAGAGCCCCCAGATCGTCTCAGAACTAGGCACGATCAGACCAAACCACATCCTACCACGTGCACCCCGAGATCCAAACTTCTAAACCCGGCCGATCTGACGAGCATACGAACGAGAGAACGAGCGAACAAGCTGCACGATCCGATCGGATCCGAGCGACCTCCGACTCGCGATCCACTACACACCTCCGGAGGGTCGAGAAGAAGGATTAACGCAGCTGCGGGACGCGATCGGATCGAGGAAGAGCGGATCGGGGCTAGGGCTCCTTACCGAGGAGGGCGGCGTGCGGGGGGAAGCGAAGGTGGGAAAAGCCGGCTTCTCGCGTGTGGGGAATTGTGGAACCCTCGCCTCGCGTCTGGTTGTAGTCGGCTGTTCTGGACCGATAAGGCCCGTGGTGATAAGAGCACAGCATCGCGGCCGGGGAGCGGTTAGCTTACCGCTTGGGCCCAGCATCCCACCCCGGCTCGATGAGGCTGTGTGgtggggattttttttatttttacattttttaatttaaaatactaAATAAATAGATGTCTGATTGAAAGATTGGTAAACGTAGACGTCTATTGTCGTCTAATGAGTTAGATTTTATCGCACTGAGAGGGTGACAAGCAGTCTAGCAGCGTGCTGCTTGAACAGTACTATTCAGAATTACTGTTTATGGCTCCAATTTCCTCTCTAATATGTTCTAATTAAAATAGTAGCCTTCAGTTGTTCTcaaattctataatttttttacgtgttttataa from Phragmites australis chromosome 14, lpPhrAust1.1, whole genome shotgun sequence includes these protein-coding regions:
- the LOC133891765 gene encoding eukaryotic peptide chain release factor subunit 1-3-like yields the protein MLCSYHHGPYRSRTADYNQTRGEGSTIPHTREAGFSHLRFPPHAALLVCRSANNPGSVKMSDSHETDRNIEIWKIKKLIKALESARGNGTSMISLIMPPRDQIARVAKMLGDEYGTASNIKSRVNRQSVLAAITSAQQRLKLYNKVPPNGLVLYTGTILTEDGKEKKVTIDFEPFKPINVSLYLCDNKFHTEALNELLESDDKFGFIVMDGNGTLFGTLSGNTREVLHKFTVDLPKKHGRGGQSALRFARLRMEKRHNYVRKTAELATQFFINPATSQPNVAGLILAGSADFKTELSQSDMFDQRLQAKILNVVDVSYGGENGFNQAIELSTEILANVKFIQEKKLIGKYFEEISQDTGKYVFGVDDTLKALEMGAVETLIVWENLDINRYVLKNSTSGESVIKHLNKEQEADQSNFRDPSTNAELEVQEKMSLLEWFANEYKKFGCALEFVTNKSQEGSQFCRGFGGIGGMLRYQLDIRSFDELSDDEGLYEDSD